Proteins from a genomic interval of Vicia villosa cultivar HV-30 ecotype Madison, WI unplaced genomic scaffold, Vvil1.0 ctg.001687F_1_1, whole genome shotgun sequence:
- the LOC131636283 gene encoding uncharacterized protein LOC131636283, whose translation MSNKEKQHKKGFMYIYKTGPRNQRNKDLEHGMEKEKKPSSRSWLQWIRYPTRNYKVENEGFVEARNSTSSSCLELESRGGYVEGRNSVSCIEASSSPAITATRRRGIIVEEGRKSVSYVETKLVESTKVVEKFVEARKSVSQIETLSSVIECLEVKVLVSDMPSFMQVHAFRCARRTYDSLEELSSKHIAHNIKKEFDKAYGPVWHCIVGPSFGSFVTHSTGCFLYFSMENLYILLFKTKVKKTLD comes from the exons ATGTCTAACAAAGAGAAGCAACACAAGAAAGGGTTCATGTATATTTACAAAACCGGCCCAAGAAACCAAAGAAACAAAGATTTAGAACATGGcatggaaaaagaaaagaaaccaaGTTCAAGAAGTTGGTTACAATGGATAAGATATCCAACAAGAAATTACAAAGTTGAAAATGAAGGATTTGTCGAGGCGAGAaattcaacatcatcatcatgttTAGAGTTAGAATCAAGAGGAGGGTATGTGGAAGGAAGAAACTCAGtgtcttgcatagaagcatcatCATCACCAGCAATAACTGCAACAAGAAGAAGAGGAATCATAGTTGAGGAAGGAAGAAAATCAGTGTCTTATGTTGAAACAAAGTTAGTAGAATCAACAAAGGTTGTTGAAAAATTTGTTGAGGCAAGAAAATCAGTGTCTCAGATTGAAACATTGTCATCTGTAATTGAATGTCTTGAAGTGAAGGTTTTGGTCTCAGATATGCCAAGTTTCATGCAAGTGCATGCTTTTCGTTGTGCAAGAAGGACTTATGATAGTCTTGAGGAGTTAAGCTCCAAACATATAGCTCATAACATAAAGAAG GAGTTTGATAAAGCCTATGGTCCAGTATGGCATTGTATTGTAGGCCCAAGTTTTGGTTCTTTTGTGACACATTCAACtggttgttttctttatttttcaatgGAAAATTTATATATTCTACTCTTCAAGACCAAAGTTAAGAAGACATTGGACTAa